The genomic window aagcaccacTAGAGTGAGTAGTGGGAGATAACATTGCTCTTCTTCCTTGTCCTTGGGTCCTTTGTCCCCCAGCTGGCTCTATGTGCCATGTGTTCTCCCTGCACAGACCAGGACTCCCCCACAGATGATGTGCTCCCCCCACCACCCGCCGCCACCATCACCCCCAGGCCAGATTGCATTTGAGTTCATATCTGCTCTGATTTGCGAACCATTTAGCACTTTGGCTTTGCCAAGTTTATTTTCCCCAGTCCTTTTTATCCCTTCATGAAATTTTCAAATGGATGCTAAACAGGGTAGAATATAGCCAAGATGGTTTGTGAATGGAAGTTTCTCCCACCCACAGGCTGTGTTCTCCGTCCTGAGTCATAAGTCAAGGATCAGGCAAGGctacataattatttttgttgatGAGACCCTACGGGGCCAAGATCTAATTTTCCTTCCTCAAAACAACACGAAGCCCCTCCCAGCCTGGCGGTTTGCCTGACCATCCCATCAGCGCCTGACTGTACCTCAGGGGGCCTGTTCAGGACATCAGAGGGCTGACTGCAAGGCCACAGCCAGTAGAGTGTCATGTGCCACAGTGTTCTCTGAACAGACCTCATGGTTATCTCGTACAAAGTCTGCACTACAAAACTCAGAGTATTTCTCCAGCACTATATAGCTCCGTCCCTGCCAACACTGTTtcacactaaaaaataaaagaaccagAGTTAAGGATTAAGTAAATATTACAAGAGACAGCAACCTAGGTCACCTGCTTATTTTTGAAGTAGGTTTACTTTGTTGGCTAAACCAGGTAGAAAACTTGGATTATGCCTTAGTATCCCACAATACCCCAAACAGTATATTTAGTTTGTTCTGTTGCTTTTGGGTCTTCCAATAAGatgatgttgttttttttttccttcccagagTTCACATCAAAACTATAAACTCTAACCATGATCATGTCAAAACATCATCACTGTTGAAAATTATTAGGGAAATTGGGAATAGCAGAGGAGGAGTGGGAAGGGGTAGAAGCCAAAAGGAAATGAAGTATGAAGTACTTGCAGGTAATTGCTATTTCTGACGTAATTCTTTCACACAGGTTTTAAGATAAGTAATTGTTGAGGGGTGTGGAACAATTGCGAGTGCTAGAGGAGCCGTCCTGAGGGTGTCTGCCACATGAATATAGAAAGCAGTATGCAAGGAAGACAAGCAGCTTTCTGGAAAATGCTTCCTAGAAGATAGACTGGTGTTCCTCACTCTTGTGAATCAACAGTCAGGCTTTTTATTCAGTGTTGCCAACAGTACCAAAGCCTACCTCAACAGACATGCAGGTGTGCATGGAAGGCCACGCCAGTGGTGTAGGTGTTTTAGGCTTCTGGTCCAAATATGATAGAACTAGAAGAGAAGATGGTTAGAAGAGAAGCACAGGCCTGCATGAGGAGGAATGTTACATGAGAACTACAACTCATCTTCAGAGAGCATTGGCCTAAGAACAGTCAGTGCAGGACCATAGAAAAGTTCACTCATTCACCAATATTCCAACACGCCATTTTGAAACTGGAAGTAACTCCTTCATTCTTAGATCCTCAGAACCTCatgattttaaaggaagaaggGATTGAAGGAATCTTGTCCAACTAACTCGTGCCCCAGGAGAAGGGAGGTGAACTTTGTCTCCCACTGCCCACTGGGTGGTATTCCCTACTCTAGTCCTCAGGCACAAAGCTGAAGGGTACAGATCTTGGTCCTGCCCCTCACTGTGCCCCCAGACCTTCTGGTATTGCCCTGGAGTCAGCCCTCTCCTAAGATTCCCGGGTATGATGCCCTCGGAGTTGCACGCTGGCCCAGGCTCTGCTGCCTGCTCTGGCTCTGAGTCTCCTCTGTAAAGAGGATGAGATTGTGCCTCCAGAGGAATCAGGGCTCCCTTCTGGCAGTTCATTCAAAATGTGTTCAAAGAAACAATCTCATTTCAACTTAATGGGAGgaggtgtttttttaaaaaaccgaATTAAGGTATCAAAATAGAACCGCACAATTAAAGGAAATTGTTAACGTAGGTATTGCCTTGGGGTTTCTCAAATCTtgcataggaaaatatttttatgagaacAAACCCCTTCGCAGATTACTAAAATTATCTCTAACAAAACCTGGTGATGGGTTGCATTTAGAGATTtaagaatttcagaaaattataAGGAGAAATATCAGCATATTTGGTTGTaatatgactttatttattttgtcaattAGTTATTTGGCATGTTAGTTGAATAGGTTACTCTCTTAACATTCCTAATGATAACCAAAGATGCTGTTAAGGTCATTAGCCCGTTGCTTTGGAGTGCTGATGCGTTTGTAAATGTTCTCGGCCTGCAGTAACAGGTTATGGGACGAATTGTTCCAGGGGCTGCAGGGGTAAGTGTTATATTATATGGCGTATGAAATAAAAAGACTCCTTACAGAATTACAGTAGGAATATTGATAAACGTTCAACTATTGACAGGTGGGTTTCGTCGTTGTTGTTGACTTGGTAGTCAAGTTTTCCCATGAAAGCTTACCTATTACCCAAGTTTTCTATAGTATTAAAGTAACATATTGTTAGGTATGATTGACACTTTTAAGACTTTGTTCCTAGTACTGTTAGGGGATTTGGAAATATACATACCATAAAGAAACTTTTGATTTCTGCTCATTAAGTATGAAAAATTATGGATAACTTAGGGACAATCAAATTATCTACTCATATGGTAAATCTGGAAGTATTTCTAGGTTTCttctaatgttaaaaaaaaaagtaagcttgTGTTTAATGGGAGCAACTCCATGCACATTTGTGGTTTTCAGGagaaagtgtttttaaatatattggttGGCCAAAGTAAGATAACTGAAACGTtgagtttttggggttttttttttttaaactttgtagcTTTGCTGCCAATCCCATTTCTTGCCCTTTTCAGTTTATGAAGTTATAAAAGGGATTGTTGTAAGTGTTCCTGAGAGATTGGGAGTATGGAGGGAGAAGTTTTGCTTCATTGCAAAAGAGATAATTCACGACGTTGCAACTGGGGGCACGGAAGGGATTCGTAGGAACTCAGTAGCATGTAATGAGCTGGAGAACCGGACTTGGCTAAGCCCTCATTCCTACGTTCATCTAGTATTTGCTGGGTTTTGAGCTAAGAAATGCCAACCGGGCGTGTTCAGAAGGCGGATCTCACCAATCCGGAGGCAGCTGGAAGAGTTCGCGCGTGGGAAACCTtagccctttctttcttcccagcACAGCGTTGTGCTGCCGTGCGTCGGCACAGGCGGGGGTGCAAGGCCCGGGTTGTCCCCTCGCGCAGTTGGGGAAACAGCTGCTGAGCTGCGGCCCGCGACCCTCGGCCGCgaaggggcggggcgggggcgctGCGGGGTTTCTCTGTTGCTAGAGCCGTGATGTCACCCGCCCTTCCTAACCCGCGGTTGGTTGTTTTGTGTTTCAGCTCTGCCTGCAGTTGAACACAAAGACCTGGAGGAGACTCCCACCTCTTCAGGGAGAAGAAAGGAGGCAGCGAAGCAGATTAAAGGAACTTGTGGCTTGTGGCCTTTTTGTGCAAGGGCTGCCTGAAAGGGGAGAAAAGTGTATGAAAGCCACCGTGGCGGTTAATGAGCTGTGAGATGAGGCGCTGCTGCGGCCGCTGCTGCTGACACTCGCTCCCAGGCTGCACCCGCTGCCCTTGGCGCTTCATGTACATGTGTCTATTCAGGCCGTGCGGAGGCGTCCAGAAGAGCATCCAACACGGCTGCCGGGGAAAGACCGCCCACCATGCCCACGGAGACCCTACAGACAGGTAGCATGGTGAAGCCGGTCAGCCCCGCGGGCACCTTCACCTCTGCCGTGCCCCTACGTATCCTGAACAAGGGGCCAGACTACTTCCGCAGGCAGGCCGAGCCCAACCCCAAGAGGCTCAGCGCCGTGGAGAGGCTGGAGGCCGACAAGGCCAAGTACGTCAAGAGCCAGGAGGTGATCAACGCCAAGCAGGAGCCCGTAAAGCCCGCCGTGCTGGCCAAGCCCCCGGTGTGCCCGGCTGCCAAGCGCGCGCTGGGCAGCCCCACGCTCAAAGTATTTGGCAACCACGCCAAGACCGAGAGTGGCGTGCAGAGGGAGAACCTCAAGCTGGAGATCCTGAAGAATATCATCAATAGCTCCGAGGGCTCCAGCTCGGGCTCGGGGCACAAGCACAGCTCCCGCAACTGGCCACCCCACCGGTCGGAAACCACCGACCTGCACCGTCACTCCTTCGCGGAGTCCCTGAAAGTCTATCCCACGCAGGGCCGCGGCAGCCCGCAGGAGGGCGGCTCCCACGTGAGCAGGAGACTGCTGGAGCAGTCAGCCGAGTCCTTCCTCCACGTGTCCCACAGCTCTTCGGACATCCGCAAGGTGACCAGCGTGAAGCCCCTCAAGGCCATCCCCTGCAGTAGCtctgcccctcccctgcctcccaagcCCAAAATCGCAGCCATCGCCACCATGAAGTCCCCCGAGGCCGACCCTGTGGAACCAGCTTGTGGAGTCAGCCGAAGACCCTCCCTCCAGCGGTCTAAGTCAGACTTGAGTGACAGATATTTCCGAGTGGACGCGGACGTAGAGAGGTTCTTCAACTACTGTGGACTGGACCCGGAAGAGCTGGAAAACCTGGGAATGGAAAACTTTGCAAGGGCTAATTCTGACATAATATCCCTCAACTTCCGCAGCGCAAGCATGATCAGCTCAGACTGTGAACAGTCTCAGGACAGTAACAGTGACCTTAGAAATGATGACAGTGCCAATGACCGTGTGCCGTATGGCATTTCTGCCATCGAAAGAAATGCCAGAATCATCAAGTGGTTATATAGCATCAAACAAGCTAGAGAGTCACAGAAGGTCTCCCACGTGTAAGACAGTGCGTggaaaggagggagggtgggTCTCTGTGCTTACGCAGTTGTAAAGGTTGTGAGGTCTCCTTGAAGTGTTGTGAGCTTCTCCACTCTTTGTGTTGCTTGTTGTGCAATGTTTTCAAGTTGCATGCCTGTCAACATGGGGACTGACCTGGCTTCCACGTCACCATCGCTGCAGAGCCTGGCCTAACACGCGTCATCTGCCAAAAGTTTCAGGCCAGAATCTAATTAGGGCTTTGCTCTTAAGCAAAACTGTTTACATGAAAATGGTATACGACTTCTTCAATATTTATGTGGTTCTTGTGTTTTTATATCCCGCGCTATTATGTCTTAATTAAAAGTTTTATCAACTGGCTTTTAAGTTGAGAGCAGaatctttttgaaataaaaagccACTTTGCCTACATGTGAGACTATTCCAATGGGACAGTAAATGGGATCTGCTACCAAACAGATAGTGACTGACCACACATAGAACCAGGCTGGGTTTTCTGTGGAATA from Macaca mulatta isolate MMU2019108-1 chromosome 8, T2T-MMU8v2.0, whole genome shotgun sequence includes these protein-coding regions:
- the FAM110B gene encoding protein FAM110B, whose product is MPTETLQTGSMVKPVSPAGTFTSAVPLRILNKGPDYFRRQAEPNPKRLSAVERLEADKAKYVKSQEVINAKQEPVKPAVLAKPPVCPAAKRALGSPTLKVFGNHAKTESGVQRENLKLEILKNIINSSEGSSSGSGHKHSSRNWPPHRSETTDLHRHSFAESLKVYPTQGRGSPQEGGSHVSRRLLEQSAESFLHVSHSSSDIRKVTSVKPLKAIPCSSSAPPLPPKPKIAAIATMKSPEADPVEPACGVSRRPSLQRSKSDLSDRYFRVDADVERFFNYCGLDPEELENLGMENFARANSDIISLNFRSASMISSDCEQSQDSNSDLRNDDSANDRVPYGISAIERNARIIKWLYSIKQARESQKVSHV